One segment of Pyricularia oryzae 70-15 chromosome 3, whole genome shotgun sequence DNA contains the following:
- a CDS encoding tripeptidyl-peptidase 1: MFLASLVSLLLATRTVAGLPQQAVDGLVEHERAAVIPAAWKRIRSATADDVLTLRIAVKNHRKLDQRHILARSDPNSPLYGKYLGAAELNSLLDESTSPDARQGSWDRVRRWVGQQNVNVVGENARGIEISLSAREAESLLGTSFSIYSKDGDDTLVARTEAYSLPLSIRNDVEFVYPTIHFFQGGSPRDSARKLERRQRGLPQGPFDCSKYNCPVNISAKYNIDYIPESASASKLAVAGFLEQYPSTESWKDFISKYGLSNSTNQAPFNVVTLNGGKNPDTVKDGMIEAQLDLEYTSSFTGPLNVTYYMVGGRPPTWKQPGNITVPESESDQEPYLEFLDFLLSRDDVPQVISISYTDDEQSVPRSYADQVCDRFGQLAMRGVSVLVASGDAGAQGTRFSQCVTTVGATAAWGGVAGFSSGGFSNYYARPEWQKAAVEAYLPHTGIPENPHYAWNSSGRGYPDLTLLGTDYLITNAGSTQPAKGTSASTPVVASMIALLNDIRLRKGMPVLGFLNPLLYSSEVAQGGFTDITEGVVNGCSSAEAQQPGFTAAAGWDAASGLGAPDFAKLRKLLT; this comes from the exons ATGTTCCTCGCTTCGCTGGTTTCACTGCTCCTCGCTACCCGCACCGTTGCCGGGTTGCCACAGCAAGCTGTCGATGGCCTGGTCGAGCACGAGAGAGCAGCGGTGATTCCAGCTGCCTGGAAGCGGATCCGTTCTGCAACTGCCGACGATGTCTTGACGCTGCGCATCGCCGTCAAGAACCATCGCAAACTCGACCAACGTCACATTCTGGCGCGCAGCGATCCCAACTCTCCTCTGTACGGCAAGTACCTTGGCGCTGCCGAGCTCAACTCTCTTCTCGACGAGTCAACGTCCCCCGACGCGCGCCAGGGCTCGTGGGACAGAGTCAGGCGCTGGGTTGGTCAGCAAAACGTCAATGTCGTCGGGGAAAATGCCCGCGGCATTGAGATTAGCCTTTCAGCCCGCGAAGCAGAATCTCTGCTCGGAACCAGCTTCTCCATTTACAGCAAGGATGGTGACGATACTCTGGTTGCACGCACCGAGGCCTACTCTCTGCCTCTCAGCATCCGAAACGATGTTGAGTTTGTTTACCCAACCATTCACTTCTTCCAAGGGGGCAGTCCTCGCGACTCTGCACGAAAATTAGAGCGCCGCCAGCGAGGCCTTCCGCAGGGACCATTTGACTGCTCCAAGTACAACTGCCCTGTAAACATATCGGCCAAGTACAACATCGACTATATTCCAGAGTCGGCATCAGCCAGCAAgctcgccgtcgccggctTCCTCGAGCAATACCCCAGCACCGAGAGTTGGAAAGACTTCATCTCAAAGTACGGGCTCAGCAACTCCACCAACCAAGCCCCTTTCAACGTGGTAACCCTCAACGGTGGCAAGAACCCCGACACGGTCAAGGATGGCATGATCGAAGCGCAGCTCGACCTGGAGTACACCAGCTCCTTCACCGGACCGCTCAACGTCACTTACTACATGGTGGGAGGCCGACCCCCGACCTGGAAGCAGCCGGGGAACATTACGGTCCCGGAAAGCGAGAGCGATCAGGAGCCGTACCTCGAGTTCCTCGACTTCCTCCTGTCCCGGGACGACGTCCCGCAGGTCATCTCCATCTCGTACACCGACGACGAGCAGTCGGTCCCGCGCAGCTACGCCGACCAGGTCTGCGACCGCTTCGGGCAGCTGGCCATGCGCGGCGTGTCGGTGCTGGTGGCGAGCGGCGACGCCGGGGCCCAGGGCACCCGCTTCAGCCAGTGC GTGACGACGGTGGGCGCCACGGCCGCGTGGGGCGGCGTCGCGGGCTTCAGCTCCGGAGGCTTCTCCAACTACTACGCGCGGCCCGAGTGGCAAAAGGCGGCGGTCGAGGCGTACCTGCCCCACACGGGCATCCCCGAGAACCCCCACTACGCCTGGAACAGCTCCGGGCGCGGCTACCCGGACCTGACGCTGCTGGGCACGGACTACCTGATCACCAACGCCGGGTCGACGCAGCCGGCCAAGGGCACTTCGGCCTCGACTCCGGTGGTCGCCAGCATGATCGCCTTGCTGAACGACATTCGGCTGAGGAAGGGCATGCCGGTGCTGGGGTTCCTGAACCCGCTGTTGTACTCGAGCGAGGTGGCCCAGGGTGGCTTTACCGACATCACCGAAGGCGTGGTCAATGGCTGCTCCAGTGCCGAGGCCCAGCAGCCAGGGTTCACGGCCGCCGCTGGCTGGGATGCGGCTTCCGGGCTGGGTGCACCGGATTTCGCCAAGTTGAGGAAGCTTTTGACCTAA
- a CDS encoding CFEM domain-containing protein has protein sequence MRSLSSFLLLLVLGAWTALVQAQLGQAIAELPASVPQSSCSLLDQACICANEPLQAEITLCVKAGCTAKEQLHTLRVTSSMCGHEVRDRRQLLWVLTIVLGCMSPVFVGTRLATRLFIAPNGTGWSLLSSDDWCIVATLAMGIPSTIVIATGLIPQGHLGMDIWMLEPAAIENFGRYFYTVEVLYFAELMLLKMSLLFFYLRIFPSRGVRRILWATIIFNGVYGVAFVLVGIFQCNPISYFWTKWDGEHQGKCINVNAMAWSNAAISIALDLWMLAVPMWQLRTLRMHWKKKIGVGAMFVVGTLITVVSVLRLQSLVDFASSDNPTQTSWDVTFWSLLEIKVGIFCACMPTLRLLLVRIFPRLGGTTVATSSGYVKDSAGNRRRGGTGGGGASWPAKSDFSTSASASRSRTGTVSNVLSRNDDDAFETAGQKSPAAQQAHEVGGIKYQRSYKVSYVEQGDEERLVQMQDLRPGSTHPPAAQAAGTAW, from the exons ATGAGGTCGCTCTCGAGTTTCCTGCTCCTACTGGTCTTGGGAGCTTGGACGGCGCTGGTGCAAGCGCAGCTCGGCCAGGCGATAGCAGAGCTCCCCGCAT CCGTGCCCCAGTCGTCCTGCTCGCTCCTCGACCAGGCCTGCATATGCGCCAACGAGCCGCTGCAGGCCGAGATAACGCTGTGCGTCAAGGCCGGCTGCACCGCCAAGGAGCAGCTGCACACGCTCAGGGTCACGTCGTCCAtgtgcgggcacgaggtccGCGACCGCCGCCAGCTGCTCTGGGTCCTCACCATCGTCCTGGGCTGCATGTCGCCGGTCTTTGTCGGCACGCGCCTGGCCACGCGCCTCTTCATCGCCCCCAACGGCACCGGCTGGTCGCTGCTCAGCTCCGACGACTGGTGCATCGTCGCGACCCTCGCCATGGGCATCCCGAGCACCATCGTCATCGCCACGGGCTTGATCCCCCAGGGCCACCTGGGTATGGACATTTGGATGTTGGAGCCGGCCGCGATTGAGAATTTCGGTCGCTATTTTTACACGGTCGAGGTGCTATATTTTGCGGAGCTGATGCTTCTCAAGATGTCGCTGCTTTTCttctacctccggattttcCCGTCCCGCGGTGTACGCCGAATCCTTTGGGCAACCATTATTTTCAACGGGGTCTACGGTGTTGCTTTCGTTTTGGTCGGCATTTTCCAATGCAATCCGATATCGTATTTCTGGACCAAGTGGGACGGCGAACACCAAGGCAAATGCATCAACGTCAACGCCATGGCCTGGTCCAACGCCGCCATCAGTATCGCGCTCGATTTGTGGATGTTGGCTGTCCCGATGTGGCAATTGCGCACGCTCAGGATGcactggaaaaaaaagatcgggGTGGGGGCCATGTTCGTGGTCGGCACGCTCATCACCGTGGTCAGTGTACTGCGCCTGCAGTCGCTGGTCGACTTTGCCAGCTCGGACAACCCGACGCAGACCAGCTGGGACGTGACCTTTTGGTCGCTGCTGGAGATCAAGGTGGGCATTTTTTGCGCCTGCATGCCGacgctgcggctgctgctggtgcgcATCTTCCCGCGCCTCGGCGGCACCACCGTCGCCACGTCGAGCGGCTACGTCAAGGACAGCGCCGGCAACCGCCGCAGGGGCggcaccggcggcggcggcgcgagcTGGCCCGCCAAGAGCGACTTTAGCACCAGCGCcagcgccagccgctcccGCACCGGCACCGTGTCCAACGTGCTGTCGcgcaacgacgacgacgcgtTCGAGACCGCAGGCCAAAAGTCGCCGGCCGCGCAGCAGGCCCACGAGGTCGGCGGCATCAAGTACCAGCGCTCGTACAAGGTGTCGTATGTGGAACAGGGGGACGAGGAGAGGCTGGTTCAGATGCAGGACCTCAGGCCGGGTTCGACGCATCCACCAGCAGCACAAGCGGCGGGGACAGCTTGGTAG